A portion of the Epinephelus moara isolate mb chromosome 4, YSFRI_EMoa_1.0, whole genome shotgun sequence genome contains these proteins:
- the LOC126388657 gene encoding uncharacterized protein LOC126388657 has product MLIPSVGEKPVKSLGKIYDCTLKDTAALQATSEELGTWLTAVDKSGLPGKFKAWIYQHGILPRLLWPLLVYDVPLTTVECFERKVSCFLRKWLGLPRSLSSIALYGRNNKLKLPFSSLTEEFMVTRAREVLLYRDSSDVKVSSAGIEVRTGRKWKAHEAVNQAEFRLQHSELVGTVASGRSGLGSNPRPHLIKAQGKERRQLIQEEVRAGVEEARCTRTVGMRQQGAWTRWEEAADRKISWTELWRSEPHRIKFLIQSVYDVLPSPSNLLRWGLAENPLCPLCQSAGSLEHILSCCPRALGDGRYRWRHDQVLRVIAEVISTGISTSKHQQPTRQSIAFVRAGEKPQQCRSQAGGLLATARDWQLKVDLGRQLKFPENIAVTTLRPDMVLVSETTKQVVLLELTVPWEDRMEEAFERKRAKFEELAGECRSRGWRARCNPIEVGCRGFVGQSLIRALRILGVKGQHNRRAIKNITDAAAKASRWLWIKRGDPWTTKAT; this is encoded by the exons ATGCTG ATTCCATCTGTGGGAGAGAAGCCAGTTAAGAGCCTGGGCAAGATCTATGACTGCACCTTGAAGGACACCGCAGCACTCCAAGCAACATCAGAGGAGTTGGGAACCTGGCTGACAGCAGTGGATAAGTCAGGATTACCAGGCAAGTTTAAAGCATGGATCTACCAACATGGCATCCTGCCACGACTTCTCTGGCCACTGCTGGTCTATGATGTGCCACTGACCACCGTGGAGTGCTTCGAGAGGAAGGTCAGCTGTTTCCTGCGGAAGTGGTTGGGCTTACCACGAAGCCTCAGCAGCATCGCCTTGTACGGGAGGAACAACAAGCTGAAACTGCCCTTCAGTAGTCTGACAGAGGAGTTTATGGTCACCCGAGCAAGAGAGGTGCTGCTGTATAGGGACTCCAGTGACGTCAAAGTCTCCTCGGCTGGCATAGAAGTAAGAACCGGCAGGAAGTGGAAGGCTCATGAGGCAGTCAACCAGGCTGAGTTCCGCTTGCAACACAGTGAGCTGGTGGGAACAGTGGCGTCCGGACGGTCAGGTCTCGGGAGCAACCCAAGACCTCACCTCATCAAGGCCCAGGGAAAGGAAAGGCGTCAGCTGATCCAGGAGGAGGTCCGAGCAGGGGTGGAGGAAGCCCGCTGCACTAGGACAGTAGGGATGCGGCAGCAGGGGGCGTGGACCCGATGGGAGGAGGCAGCTGACCGGAAGATATCGTGGACAGAGCTATGGCGATCTGAGCCACACCGGATCAAGTTCCTCATCCAGTCGGTGTACGATGTCCTCCCAAGCCCGTCCAACCT TCTCCGCTGGGGCCTGGCTGAGAATCCACTGTGCCCTCTCTGTCAGAGTGCTGGATCACTGGAGCACATCCTGAGCTGCTGCCCAAGGGCGCTGGGGGACGGGCGCTACCGCTGGCGCCATGACCAAGTGTTGCGGGTCATCGCAGAGGTCATCAGCACAGGGATCTCCACCAGTAAACACCAACAACCAACAAGGCAGTCCATCGCCTTTGTTAGGGCTGGGGAGAAGCCACAGCAGTGCCGGAGTCAAGCAGGGGGGCTGCTGGCAACAGCTCGAGACTGGCAGCTGAAAGTCGACCTAGGGAGACAGCTCAAATTCCCGGAGAACATCGCAGTGACCACACTCAGGCCAGACATGGTCCTGGTGTCAGAAACAACTAAGCAAGTGGTCCTGCTGGAGTTGACTGTTCCCTGGGAAGACCGGATGGAGGAGGCCTTTGAGAGGAAGAGGGCCAAGTTTGAGGAGCTGGCAGGCGAATGCCGAAGCAGAGGATGGAGGGCCCGATGCAACCCCATCGAGGTCGGGTGCAGAGGATTCGTAGGCCAGTCTCTCATCAGAGCACTCAGGATTTTGGGAGTGAAGGGACAGCACAACAGAAGAGCCATCAAAAACATCACTGACGCGGCAGCAAAGGCGTCCAGATGGCTGTGGATCAAGCGGGGAGATCCATGGACAACTAAAGCTACTTAG
- the LOC126388658 gene encoding uncharacterized protein LOC126388658, translating to MRHKEVTPEELNNLEDDKDESTKEGGEYSVASLRSLRAGINRHLRDVNIISDTVFKSSNAVFKARLKRYRKSGKDTSFHHPRIPESDLEIIRCSSALSPDTPLVLVRKVWFDIQLCLAQRGREGNRELTMTSFSIQRDEDGVEYVSLAHNPDISKCPPDAKSFYLHPKRSITVASDVWYSREPMGVHYLGDMLKKIGEEVGLSRIYTNHSLRSTAVGRLSDAGLETRQIMSVTGHRCESSLQAYWAPSVQERREWSNILSSRNVPTSSGQGPQTLNLRPSNATMMDMPVSLSNFTINGNVAFNFK from the exons ATGCGACACAAGGAGGTGACACCGGAGGAATTGAACAATTTAGAGGATGACAAGGACGAg TCGACTAAGGAAGGAGGAGAATACAGTGTTGCCAGTTTGAGGAGTTTGAGAGCCGGCATTAATCGCCACTTAAGAGACGTCAACATCATCAGCGACACTGTGTTCAAGAGCAGTAATGCGGTTTTTAAGGCGAGACTGAAGCGTTACAGAAAGAGTGGCAAAGACACCAGCTTCCACCATCCTCGTATCCCTGAGTCGGACCTTGAGATAATCAGATGTTCATCTGCGCTGTCTCCCGATACGCCCCTCGTCCTCGTCAGAAAGGTGTGGTTTGACATCCAGCTGTGTTTGGCTCAGCGTGGCAGGGAGGGGAACCGTGAGCTGACCATGACATCTTTCAGCATCCAGAGAGACGAGGATGGCGTTGAATACGTCAGTCTAGCGCATAATCCTGACATCTCTAAATGTCCCCCAGATGCAAAATCTTTTTATCTGCACCCAAAGCGCTCCATCACCGTGGCATCTGATGTGTGGTACTCCAGGGAGCCGATGGGTGTCCACTACCTGGGAGACATGCTAAAAAAAATCGGTGAAGAG GTGGGTCTGTCGCGGATTTACACGAACCACAGCCTCCGGAGCACGGCTGTGGGTCGACTCTCAGACGCCGGGCTGGAGACACGCCAGATCATGTCTGTGACGGGGCATCGCTGTGAAAGCAGCCTGCAGGCTTATTGGGCTCCGTCAGTCCAGGAGAGACGAGAATGGAGCAACATTTTGTCGTCCCGCAACGTCCCAACCAGCAGTGGTCAGGGTCCACAAACGTTAAATCTCCGTCCTTCAAATGCCACTATGATGGACATGCCAGTATCTCTATCAAATTTCACGATCAACGGCAAtgttgcatttaattttaaatag